From Brassica oleracea var. oleracea cultivar TO1000 chromosome C3, BOL, whole genome shotgun sequence, a single genomic window includes:
- the LOC106335663 gene encoding putative F-box protein At1g53360: MKRLEQQLSTTSIHETQSSNSVRNHSDPPSGDDLLISIFSRLPLKSIARFRCVSKFLASILSRHDFTELFLTKSLTRPRLLFTVKATNGKLLFYSSPQPHNPDNNSCLVPTPYHTSSFPEYLPSDICSTVCGLVLLQGWKRKVRVICNPATGEFLTLPKVKVKSNPTEIAQTKTYLGYDPIGKQFKVLCVTFSRDERPKTHQVLTLESGKRVWRTVEHKFYFEDNFKMSGDVCIDGVLYFGAAVGRSSMIVCFDVGSEKFSFINTNEDMRIQYPCLAGSLTLFNYKGKLGIRQDSDNMFCENELVLWVLEDAGNHKWSKHSYVLSPLGSDLVQYNRFIGMTSTGEVVFSELSQLHEPSDLFYLSFYNLQSGTFKRVYFQGLEEFKQQFTTPHTFLDYVENIKFILNFNPITNNAFTTS, encoded by the coding sequence ATGAAACGTTTGGAGCAGCAGTTATCAACCACGTCCATACATGAAACCCAGTCTTCGAACTCGGTAAGAAATCACTCAGACCCGCCATCAGGAGATGATCTGCTTATTAGTATATTCTCTCGACTGCCCTTAAAGTCTATAGCTAGGTTTCGCTGCGTATCGAAATTCTTGGCATCCATCCTTAGCCGTCATGATTTCACTGAGCTATTTTTGACCAAGTCTTTGACTCGTCCACGGCTCCTTTTCACCGTAAAAGCTACTAATGGCAAGTTGTTGTTCTACTCTTCACCTCAGCCTCACAATCCAGACAATAACTCTTGTCTGGTTCCTACCCCTTATCATACGTCTTCTTTTCCAGAATATCTTCCAAGCGATATATGTAGCACGGTCTGTGGATTGGTATTGCTTCAGGGATGGAAAAGAAAGGTGCGAGTGATTTGTAATCCTGCCACCGGAGAGTTCTTAACCTTACCCAAAGTGAAAGTTAAGAGTAACCCCACAGAGATTGCCCAAACTAAAACGTATTTAGGGTATGATCCGATCGGGAAACAGTTCAAAGTATTGTGTGTCACCTTTTCACGTGATGAAAGACCCAAGACTCATCAGGTTTTGACATTGGAGTCTGGAAAACGTGTATGGAGAACGGTCGAACACAAGTTCTATTTTGAGGATAACTTTAAAATGAGTGGTGACGTATGCATAGACGGTGTTTTGTATTTCGGAGCTGCCGTTGGACGATCTTCTATGATAGTTTGCTTCGACGTTGGGTCTGAAAAGTTCAGCTTTATTAACACAAATGAAGACATGAGAATACAGTATCCTTGTTTAGCAGGTTCGTTGACATTGTTCAACTACAAAGGTAAATTAGGTATACGGCAGGATTCAGATAATATGTTTTGTGAAAATGAACTTGTGTTGTGGGTTCTAGAAGATGCTGGAAATCATAAATGGTCCAAGCATAGCTATGTATTGTCTCCTTTGGGGTCCGACCTAGTCCAATATAACAGGTTTATTGGAATGACTAGTACAGGTGAAGTTGTTTTTTCAGAATTGTCACAATTGCACGAACCATCAGACCTTTTCTACCTTTCCTTCTACAATTTGCAGTCGGGGACTTTTAAAAGGGTCTACTTTCAGGGACTAGAAGAGTTTAAGCAACAATTTACAACTCCTCACACCTTTCTAGACTATGTTGAGAATATAAAGTTTAT
- the LOC106331053 gene encoding uncharacterized protein LOC106331053: MVSDQDLARGVETLLRQSDPTSLTSLTSVVHQLEAKLGLDLSDKTNFIRDHINLLLRSPPPASASSSTPHPPPQYLQQLHSGVNVPAKGHFALHPRSQQYPLQHFSLQRPPPYHSYDLNFQQPYPPYMPPPPQHHQRQGPSVSQSPKARFDFPGGLNKVCRVSPELQVVVGEPALPRTEIVRQLWAYIRKNNLQDPSNKRKIICDDALRVVFETDCTDMFKMNKLLAKHILPLDPSKDSSQAKRAKAKTETETKEPVSSTSSTVSLSEPLAKFFGTGEMEMTDEEIIRRVWEYIKLNHLEDPANPMAIQCDEKLRELLGCESISAVGINEMLRRHIS, from the exons ATGGTGTCTGACCAAGATCTAGCGAGAGGAGTCGAGACTTTGCTCCGACAATCCGACCCCACCTCCCTCACATCCTTAACCAGTGTTGTTCACCAGCTCGAGGCTAAGCTGGGGTTAGACCTCTCGGACAAAACCAATTTCATCAGAGACCATATCAATCTCCTCCTCCGCTCTCCCCCACCAGCCTCTGCTTCCTCATCAACCCCACACCCTCCGCCTCAGTATCTACAGCAGCTGCATTCCGGCGTCAATGTTCCGGCGAAAGGGCATTTCGCTCTTCACCCTCGGTCTCAACAATACCCTCTTCAACATTTCTCTCTCCAGCGTCCTCCTCCTTACCACTCTTATGACCTCAATTTCCAGCAGCCGTATCCACCTTACATGCCGCCGCCGCCGCAGCACCATCAGCGACAAGGACCCTCTGTTAGTCAATCCCCTAAAGCACGGTTCGATTTT CCTGGAGGACTTAACAAAGTCTGTAGGGTTTCTCCTGAGCTTCAAGTCGTTGTTGGCGAACCTGCCCTTCCCAGAACTGAG ATTGTGAGGCAGTTGTGGGCTTACATAAGGAAGAACAACCTCCAAGACCCGAGTAACAAGCGGAAGATCATCTGTGATGATGCGTTGCGTGTTGTTTTCGAGACTGATTGTACTGACATGTTTAAGATGAATAAGTTGCTCGCTAAGCATATTCTCCCGCTTGATCCATCAA AGGACTCTAGCCAAGCGAAACGGGCAAAAGCTAAGACCGAGACTGAGACCAAAGAGCCTGTTAGTTCAACCTCTTCAACTGTTTCATTATCTGAGCCACTTGCTAAGTTCTTTGGCACTGGTGAGATGGAGATGACAGACGAAGAGATTATCCGCCGTGTGTGGGAGTATATTAAACTCAACCATTTAGAG GACCCTGCAAATCCAATGGCTATTCAGTGTGATGAGAAGCTCCGTGAGCTTCTTGGATGTGAAAGCATTTCAGCTGTGGGGATAAATGAGATGCTGAGGCGCCATATATCTTGA
- the LOC106335665 gene encoding ER membrane protein complex subunit 3-like yields MAEDLVLDTAIRDWVLIPLSVVMVLIGVLRYFVSKLMRSSPTPDAKIVKEGQVVIRARNLKAGANFIPPKSFRARRFYFSNEENGLLHVPKDQAQNPQAQMFSDPNMAMDMMKKNLSMIIPQTLTFAWVNFFFSGFVAAKIPFPLTQRFRAMLQNGIDLSTVDVSYVSSRSWYFLNLFGLRGLFSLILGDENAIDDTQRMMQMGGFGFDASKSLGAEKDGLDIIQHEWALPGFEHRAESVLRKLVQ; encoded by the exons ATGGCGGAAGATCTGGTTCTGGACACGGCGATCAGAGACTGGGTCCTGATCCCTCTCTCCGTAGTGATGGTGCTAATCGGCGTTCTCCGCTACTTCGTCTCCAAGCTCATGCGTTCGTCTCCAACTCCCGACGCAAAGATCGTCAAAGAAGG GCAAGTTGTAATCAGGGCTCGGAATCTGAAGGCCGGCGCCAATTTCATCCCGCCCAAGTCCTTCCGAGCTCGTAGATTCTACTTCAGCAACGAG GAAAATGGATTGCTACATGTGCCCAAGGACCAAGCTCAAAACCCACAAGCTCAGATGTTTTCTGATCCTAACATGGCCATGGATATGATGAAGAAAAATCTTTCTATGATTATACCGCAG ACGCTCACTTTCGCATGGGTCAACTTCTTCTTCTCTGGGTTTGTTGCAG CCAAAATACCGTTTCCACTGACTCAGAGGTTCAGGGCAATGCTACAGAACGGGATAGACCTAAGTACTGTTGATGTTAGCTACGTGAGCAGCCGTTCATG GTACTTCTTGAACTTGTTCGGATTAAGAGGCTTATTTAGTCTCATTCTTGGAGATGAAAATG CTATTGATGATACACAACGAATGATGCAAATGGGTGGATTTGGTTTTGACGCATCAAAG AGCTTGGGCGCTGAGAAGGATGGTCTCGACATTATTCAACATGAATGGGCTTTACCCGGATTCGAGCACCGCGCAGAGTCCGTTTTAAGAAAACTCGTGCAGTAG